The segment ACCGACTCCAGTACGTGCACAGCCCGGTCTCAAGGGTCTGGACCAACGACTCTCGGTTCATCCACGCCATCATCAGCACCTGCCCGTTCTCACTGTCCTGGATGATCGCAGGGATGAGCCCGTCGGCGTTGTACTTGAGTTGGTCCAAGAGTTCCATGGGGATTGAGTCCGAGAGTACCCGCAGGGTCGTGCAGTACAATGGAGAGCGTCATGCCACAGATCTCTGCCCGCGGAGTCGCCATGCCGCCCTCGCCCATTCGCAAGCTCTTGCCGTACGCCGATGCGGCCAAGGCCCGCGGCGTGGATGTGATTCACCTGAACATCGGGCAACCGGACCTGGAGGCCCCTGAAGAGTTCTGGACCGCGCTGCGAGACCGTCGGCCCCGCGTGCTGGAGTACTCACCGTCGGGTGGCAATGCGAGTTTGCGCAAGAAAATGCGCGAATTCTACAAGCGTCAGCTGGGGATCGAGCTGACCGAGCCACAGTTGCTGGTGACGGTAGCGGGAAGCGAAGCGATCTGTTTCGCCATGCTAGCGTGCTGCAATCCTGGGGATGAGGTCATTGTCCCCGAGCCGTTCTACGCGAACTACCTTGGGTTCGCGCAGATCACGGGTGTCGTAATCCGGCCCATCACCACCCGCATCGAGGACAACTTCGCTTTGCCCGATGCCCGGGCCTTTGCCGAGCAAATCAACGACCGCACCCGTGCCATCCTCATTTGTAACCCGAGCAACCCGACGGGCACGATCTATGATCGCGCGCAACTGGAGGCCCTCGCCGAGGTTGCGCTGAAGCACGATCTGTACGTGATTGCCGACGAGGTCTACCGCGAGTTCAACTACACCGATAGCGAGGTTCCCAGCATCCTGCAGATGGCGGGACTGGAGCAGCACGCAGTGATGGTGGATTCTGTGTCCAAGCGCTATTCGCTTTGCGGGGCGCGACTTGGGTTCATCGTCAGCAAGAACGAACTGGTGATGTCCGCCGCGCTGCGATTCGCGATGGCGCGCCTCTCACCCCCAGGTCTCGCGCAGATCGGCGTGGAAGCGGCCATCGAGACCTCGCCCGAGTACTACGTGTGCGTCCGCGACGAGTACATGCGGCGCAGAGACCTGCTCGTCGCGCGGCTGAATTCTATCCCGGGCGTATTCTGTCCCCGGATTGACGGCGCATTTTATGCGACGGTACGGCTACCGATTGATGATGCCGACCGGTTTTGCCAGTGGCTACTGGAATCGTTCGAGCACGA is part of the Chthonomonas sp. genome and harbors:
- a CDS encoding pyridoxal phosphate-dependent aminotransferase, which produces MPQISARGVAMPPSPIRKLLPYADAAKARGVDVIHLNIGQPDLEAPEEFWTALRDRRPRVLEYSPSGGNASLRKKMREFYKRQLGIELTEPQLLVTVAGSEAICFAMLACCNPGDEVIVPEPFYANYLGFAQITGVVIRPITTRIEDNFALPDARAFAEQINDRTRAILICNPSNPTGTIYDRAQLEALAEVALKHDLYVIADEVYREFNYTDSEVPSILQMAGLEQHAVMVDSVSKRYSLCGARLGFIVSKNELVMSAALRFAMARLSPPGLAQIGVEAAIETSPEYYVCVRDEYMRRRDLLVARLNSIPGVFCPRIDGAFYATVRLPIDDADRFCQWLLESFEHEGHTVMVSPATGFYATPGLGIDEVRFAYVLECDRLNLAMDILEKALAVYPGRKALAAV